In the genome of Deinococcus deserti VCD115, one region contains:
- a CDS encoding NAD-dependent epimerase/dehydratase family protein, with protein sequence MTGATGNTGLATLHRLRELEPERPIMALVRASSDTAALADLGVLWHVCDLDTPATYLNVVRPTDVLLETANLRHARSMLPALAGVGITRAFCVTTTGVFSKHHSYSALYREIEDEMRRSPLKVTLLRPSMIYGNERDHNMHKLLRFIARVPVYPVFGSGRALMQPVHVDDLAEGIAQAVVRDARGEFNLAGPRPLPYRQIVDEAFQAVGRRGAMLFIPEGPVAALAGVLERIPQFPVKREQVIRLQEDKAFDISASQRELGYAPRPFTVGIAQEVARLRQVGLL encoded by the coding sequence ATGACTGGGGCGACAGGCAATACCGGCTTGGCGACGCTGCACCGCTTACGAGAGCTTGAACCTGAACGGCCCATTATGGCGCTGGTCCGTGCTAGCAGCGATACGGCGGCACTGGCGGATTTAGGGGTGCTCTGGCACGTCTGCGATCTGGACACTCCAGCGACCTATCTGAATGTAGTGCGCCCCACGGATGTACTGCTTGAGACAGCCAATCTGCGTCATGCCCGCTCAATGCTTCCTGCCCTGGCAGGAGTAGGGATCACCCGGGCTTTTTGCGTCACGACGACTGGCGTGTTCTCGAAGCACCATTCGTACTCAGCGCTCTACCGCGAAATCGAAGACGAGATGCGGCGTAGTCCGCTGAAGGTTACACTACTACGGCCCAGCATGATCTACGGGAACGAGCGTGATCACAACATGCACAAGCTGCTGCGGTTCATCGCCCGTGTGCCGGTGTACCCAGTTTTCGGCAGCGGGCGCGCCTTAATGCAGCCGGTGCACGTGGACGATCTGGCAGAAGGTATCGCTCAGGCGGTCGTGAGGGACGCACGGGGCGAATTCAATCTGGCTGGACCGCGGCCCCTGCCTTACCGTCAGATCGTTGACGAGGCATTCCAGGCGGTTGGACGCCGTGGAGCGATGCTCTTTATCCCAGAGGGCCCGGTGGCCGCCCTGGCCGGGGTGCTAGAGCGGATACCGCAATTTCCGGTTAAGCGGGAGCAGGTGATTCGTCTCCAGGAGGACAAGGCTTTTGATATCAGCGCCTCGCAGCGTGAGCTGGGGTACGCGCCCCGGCCCTTTACCGTTGGTATTGCGCAGGAAGTCGCGCGACTGCGCCAAGTGGGTCTATTGTGA